A single Cannabis sativa cultivar Pink pepper isolate KNU-18-1 chromosome 7, ASM2916894v1, whole genome shotgun sequence DNA region contains:
- the LOC115696956 gene encoding photosystem I chlorophyll a/b-binding protein 5, chloroplastic has product MATTAVGRGLHIPPCNSLPIISRTLIKPSSLGLVTTKQTWPAQTRKSPSRTLVVAQAQVRPTWLPGLDPPPYLDGSLAGDYGFDPLGLGEDPESLRWYVQAELVHARFAMLGVAGILLTDLLRVAGISNLPLWYKAGAIKYGFANTETLFIVQLILMGFVETKRYMDFVSPGSQAKKGSFFGLEVALEGLEPGYPGGPLLNPLGLAKDIKNSKEWKLKEIKNGRLAMMAMLGFFVQASVTHVGPVDNLLEHLSDPWHKTIIQTLVNSTS; this is encoded by the exons ATGGCTACTACTGCAGTTGGAAGAGGACTCCATATTCCCCCATGTAATTCTTTACCTATCATTTCTAGGACTCTAATAAAGCCCTCATCACTTGGACTAGTGACGACAAAGCAAACATGGCCTGCCCAAACAAGAAAATCTCCAAGTCGTACTCTTGTGGTGGCTCAAGCCCAAGTACGCCCAACCTGGCTTCCTGGGCTTGACCCTCCCCCATACCTCGATGGAAG TTTGGCTGGGGATTATGGGTTTGACCCACTTGGGCTAGGAGAGGACCCAGAAAGTCTGAGGTGGTATGTTCAAGCAGAGCTTGTTCATGCTCGTTTTGCCATGCTTGGAGTCGCAGGAATTCTTCTAACAGAT TTGCTGCGTGTAGCAGGGATCAGCAATTTACCACTTTGGTACAAAGCAGGTGCAATTAAATATGGATTTGCAAATACAGAAACTTTGTTCATTGTCCAACTAATCTTGATGGG ATTTGTTGAAACAAAAAGATACATGGATTTTGTTAGTCCAGGATCTCAAGCCAAGAAAGGATCATTTTTTGGATTGGAGGTTGCTTTAGAGGGTCTAGAACCCGG ATATCCAGGTGGTCCATTACTCAATCCTCTTGGTTTGGCAAAAGATATAAAGAATAGTAAGGAGTGGAAGCTTAAGGAGATTAAAAATG GAAGGCTTGCAATGATGGCCATGCTTGGCTTCTTTGTGCAAGCTTCTGTAACTCATGTTGGGCCAGTTGATAATCTTTTGGAGCACCTCTCTGATCCATGGCACAAAACTATTATTCAAACCTTAGTTAACTCTACTTCTTAA